A single window of Jiangella alkaliphila DNA harbors:
- the hrpA gene encoding ATP-dependent RNA helicase HrpA, with protein MPTSPSTDTLADLRARLPELMLRDERRLARRLDGVRKVRDAEAKAAAVTQIAGEVEAAERRLQRRQATVPAVRYPEELPISQRRDDIAAAIRDHQVVIVAGETGSGKTTQLPKICLELGRGVRGTIGHTQPRRLAARTVAERVAEELGTELGRAVGYQVRFTAKAGDDTLVKLMTDGILLAEIGQDRLLRRYDTLIIDEAHERSLNIDFILGYLKQLLPRRPDLKVIITSATIDPERFAEHFDDAPIIEVSGRTYPVEVRYRPLDLEDDEEPRDQIQAIVEACDELALEASGDVLVFLSGEREIRDTADALRKRYANAPQGTLEVLPLYARLSAAEQHRVFQPHTGRRIVLATNVAETSLTVPGIRYVVDPGTARISRYSNRTKVQRLPIEPVSQASARQRAGRCGRLSDGICIRLYSEEDFESRPAFTEPEILRTNLASVILQMTALGLGDVAAFPFLDPPDRRSIADGVNLLVELGALDPSARDDKERLTTVGRSLSQLPIDPRLARMILEAGRNGSVRELLVLTAALSIQDPRERPSDQRDVADAFHARFADQTSDFLAFLNLWRYVKEKQDELSSSAFRRLCRTEHLNYLRIREWQDLESQLRQLVKPLGVTLNSADGSEEHIHQALLSGLLSHIGVKDEAGNEYQGARGAKFAVFPGSALFKKPPRWVMSAELVETSRLWARVNARIDPAWAEPLAEHLVKRTYSEPHWERKAGAVVGYEKVMLYGVVIVPRRKVQYSRVDPELSRELFIRHALVEGDWTTHHKFFHENRELLEDVEELEHRARRRDIVVDDETLFAFYDERIPADVVSGRHFDSWWKNARHERPDLLTFDTDLLTTDAAGAVTQADYPDSWPVDDLDLKLTYQFEPGSSADGVTVHIPIEVLNQVEPDGFDWQVPGLRPELVTALIKALPKPLRRSFVPAPDTAREALAQLPPSPAGQPFIDALARVLHRARAVPVAPSDFDLSKVPDHLRMTFRVLDEKGRLAAEGKDLDELKVMLQKELRKTMAAAASSIERAGLTAWPGGELPRTFEQRRSGHVVTGYPALVDEGTTVALRVLPTPSDQARAMWTGNRRLLLLGVPSPTSFVQRHLANRSKLVLSQNPDGSVADLLDDVAAASVDWLVAQAGGPAWDEAAFAALRERVRSDLIETVFEVVGDVEKVLEVSHRVSTALKSTTSLALTASLVDARDHLARLLPRGFVTSTGRKRLPDLLRYLRAIERRLEKLPTSPQRDRQNMDTVRRITDEYEAALAALAPGHGPTAAHDAVRWLIEELRVSLFAQELGTAQAVSEKRLLKAIDALYDQPS; from the coding sequence ATGCCCACCTCCCCCAGCACCGACACCTTGGCCGACCTGCGTGCGCGGCTGCCCGAGCTGATGCTGCGGGACGAACGGCGGCTCGCCCGCCGGCTCGACGGCGTGCGCAAGGTCCGCGACGCCGAGGCGAAGGCGGCCGCCGTCACGCAGATCGCGGGCGAGGTCGAGGCGGCGGAGCGGCGGCTGCAGCGGCGCCAGGCGACCGTCCCCGCCGTCCGGTACCCGGAGGAGCTGCCGATCAGCCAGCGGCGCGACGACATCGCCGCCGCCATCCGCGACCACCAGGTCGTCATCGTCGCCGGTGAGACCGGGTCCGGTAAGACGACGCAGCTGCCGAAGATCTGCCTCGAGCTGGGCCGCGGCGTCCGCGGGACCATCGGGCATACGCAGCCGCGCCGGCTGGCCGCGCGCACCGTCGCCGAGCGGGTCGCCGAGGAGTTGGGCACCGAGCTGGGCCGCGCCGTCGGCTACCAGGTCCGGTTCACCGCGAAGGCCGGCGACGACACCCTGGTCAAGCTGATGACCGACGGCATCCTGCTGGCCGAGATCGGGCAGGACCGCCTGCTGCGCCGCTACGACACGCTGATCATCGACGAGGCGCACGAGCGCAGCCTGAACATCGACTTCATCCTCGGCTACCTCAAGCAGCTGCTGCCGCGGCGGCCCGACCTCAAGGTGATCATCACCTCGGCGACGATCGACCCCGAGCGGTTCGCCGAGCACTTCGACGACGCCCCGATCATCGAGGTGTCCGGCCGTACCTACCCGGTCGAGGTCCGCTACCGCCCGCTCGACCTCGAGGACGACGAAGAGCCGCGCGACCAGATCCAGGCCATCGTCGAGGCCTGCGACGAGCTGGCGCTGGAGGCGTCGGGCGACGTGCTGGTGTTCCTGTCGGGCGAGCGCGAGATCCGCGACACCGCCGACGCGCTGCGCAAACGGTACGCCAACGCCCCGCAGGGCACCCTCGAGGTCCTGCCCCTCTACGCCCGGCTGTCCGCGGCCGAACAGCACCGGGTGTTCCAGCCGCACACCGGCCGGCGCATCGTGCTGGCCACGAACGTCGCCGAGACGTCGCTGACGGTGCCCGGCATCCGCTACGTCGTCGACCCCGGCACCGCGCGCATCTCCCGCTACAGCAACCGCACCAAGGTGCAGCGGCTGCCGATCGAGCCGGTGTCGCAGGCGTCGGCGCGGCAACGGGCCGGACGCTGCGGCCGGTTGTCCGACGGCATCTGCATCCGGCTCTACTCCGAAGAGGACTTCGAGTCGCGGCCGGCGTTCACCGAGCCGGAGATCCTGCGCACCAACCTCGCGTCGGTGATCCTGCAGATGACGGCGCTCGGGCTGGGCGACGTCGCGGCGTTCCCGTTCCTCGACCCGCCCGACCGGCGCAGCATCGCCGACGGCGTCAACCTGCTGGTCGAGCTGGGCGCGCTGGACCCGTCGGCCCGCGACGACAAGGAGCGGCTCACCACCGTCGGCCGGTCGCTGTCGCAGCTGCCCATCGACCCGCGGCTGGCCCGGATGATCCTCGAGGCCGGCCGCAACGGCTCCGTCCGCGAGCTGCTCGTCCTCACCGCGGCGCTGTCCATCCAGGACCCGCGCGAGCGGCCGAGCGACCAGCGCGACGTGGCCGACGCCTTCCACGCCCGGTTCGCCGACCAGACGTCTGACTTCCTGGCGTTCCTCAACCTCTGGCGCTACGTCAAGGAGAAGCAGGACGAGCTGTCGTCCAGCGCCTTCCGCCGGCTGTGCCGCACCGAGCACCTCAACTACCTGCGCATCCGCGAGTGGCAGGACCTCGAGTCGCAGCTGCGCCAGCTGGTCAAGCCGCTCGGCGTCACGCTCAACAGCGCCGACGGGTCCGAGGAACACATCCATCAAGCCCTGCTCTCCGGCCTGCTGTCGCACATCGGCGTCAAGGACGAGGCGGGCAACGAGTACCAGGGCGCCCGCGGCGCGAAGTTCGCCGTCTTCCCCGGGTCGGCGCTGTTCAAGAAGCCGCCGCGCTGGGTGATGTCGGCCGAGCTGGTCGAGACGTCGCGGCTGTGGGCCCGGGTCAACGCCCGCATCGACCCCGCGTGGGCCGAGCCGCTGGCCGAGCACCTGGTGAAGCGGACGTACAGCGAGCCGCACTGGGAGCGCAAGGCCGGCGCCGTCGTCGGCTACGAGAAGGTCATGCTCTACGGCGTCGTCATCGTGCCGCGGCGCAAGGTGCAGTACTCCCGCGTCGACCCCGAGCTGAGCCGCGAGCTGTTCATCCGGCACGCGCTGGTCGAGGGCGACTGGACCACGCACCACAAGTTCTTCCACGAGAACCGCGAGCTGCTGGAGGACGTCGAGGAGCTCGAGCACCGCGCCCGGCGCCGCGACATCGTCGTCGACGACGAGACGCTGTTCGCGTTCTACGACGAGCGCATCCCCGCCGACGTCGTCTCGGGCCGGCACTTCGACAGCTGGTGGAAGAACGCCCGGCACGAGCGCCCCGACCTCCTCACCTTCGACACCGACCTGCTGACCACCGACGCCGCCGGCGCCGTCACCCAGGCCGACTACCCCGACAGCTGGCCGGTCGACGACCTCGACCTGAAGCTCACGTACCAGTTCGAGCCGGGGTCCAGCGCCGACGGCGTCACGGTGCACATCCCGATCGAGGTGCTCAACCAGGTCGAGCCCGACGGTTTCGACTGGCAGGTGCCGGGGCTGCGGCCGGAGCTGGTGACGGCGCTGATCAAGGCGCTGCCGAAGCCGCTGCGCCGCTCGTTCGTCCCGGCGCCCGACACCGCCCGCGAGGCGCTGGCCCAGCTGCCGCCGTCGCCGGCCGGCCAGCCGTTCATCGACGCGCTGGCCCGGGTGCTGCACCGGGCGCGGGCCGTGCCGGTGGCGCCGTCCGACTTCGACCTGAGCAAGGTGCCCGACCACCTGCGCATGACCTTCCGCGTCCTGGACGAGAAGGGCCGGCTCGCCGCCGAGGGCAAGGACCTCGACGAGCTCAAGGTCATGCTGCAGAAGGAGCTACGCAAGACGATGGCGGCCGCGGCCAGCAGCATCGAGCGCGCCGGGCTGACGGCGTGGCCGGGCGGCGAGCTGCCGCGGACATTCGAACAGCGCCGCTCCGGGCACGTCGTCACCGGCTATCCGGCGCTGGTCGACGAAGGGACGACGGTCGCGCTGCGGGTGCTGCCGACCCCGTCCGACCAGGCCCGCGCCATGTGGACCGGCAACCGGCGGCTGCTGCTGCTCGGCGTCCCGTCGCCGACGTCGTTCGTGCAGCGGCACCTCGCGAACCGGTCGAAGCTGGTGCTCAGCCAGAACCCCGACGGGTCGGTCGCGGACCTGCTCGACGACGTCGCCGCGGCGTCGGTGGACTGGCTGGTGGCGCAGGCCGGCGGCCCGGCGTGGGACGAGGCGGCGTTCGCAGCGCTGCGCGAGCGGGTCCGGTCCGACCTCATCGAGACCGTCTTCGAGGTCGTCGGCGACGTCGAGAAGGTGCTCGAGGTGTCCCATCGGGTCTCGACGGCGCTGAAGAGCACGACCAGCCTCGCGCTGACGGCGTCGCTGGTCGACGCCCGCGACCACCTCGCCCGGCTGCTGCCGCGCGGCTTCGTCACGTCCACCGGCCGGAAGCGGCTGCCCGACCTGCTGCGCTACCTGCGGGCGATCGAGCGGCGGCTGGAGAAGCTGCCGACGTCGCCGCAGCGCGACCGGCAGAACATGGACACCGTCCGCCGGATCACCGACGAGTACGAGGCGGCGCTGGCCGCCCTCGCACCCGGCCACGGCCCGACCGCCGCCCACGACGCGGTCCGTTGGCTGATCGAGGAGCTGCGGGTCAGCCTGTTCGCCCAGGAGCTCGGCACGGCGCAGGCGGTGTCGGAGAAGCGGCTGCTCAAGGCCATCGACGCGCTCTACGACCAGCCCTCCTAG
- a CDS encoding GyrI-like domain-containing protein: MTQKTDFKKTLDGYRARAGRFSLLDVPDLRYLMIDGHGDPNTSPEFAAAVEALYPVAYKLKFASKLDLGRDYVVPPLEGLWWADDLDAFTAARDKSRWDWTMMLMVPDWLDDDAVAAAVERVAATNRPPKLDDVRLETLSEGRCVQTLHIGSFDDEADVLARLHDEFIPGQGLRMTGKHHEIYLSDFRKVAPDKQRTVLRQPVAGA; the protein is encoded by the coding sequence ATGACGCAGAAGACCGACTTCAAGAAGACCCTCGACGGCTACCGGGCGCGGGCCGGCCGGTTCAGCCTGCTGGACGTCCCCGACCTGCGCTACCTGATGATCGACGGGCACGGCGACCCCAACACGTCGCCGGAGTTCGCCGCGGCGGTCGAGGCGCTCTACCCGGTCGCGTACAAGCTGAAGTTCGCCAGCAAGCTCGACCTCGGGCGCGACTATGTGGTCCCGCCCCTGGAGGGCCTGTGGTGGGCCGACGACCTCGACGCGTTCACGGCCGCGCGGGACAAGTCGCGGTGGGACTGGACGATGATGCTGATGGTCCCGGACTGGCTCGACGACGACGCCGTCGCGGCCGCCGTCGAACGGGTGGCTGCTACGAACCGGCCGCCGAAGCTCGACGACGTCCGCCTGGAGACGCTGTCCGAGGGGCGGTGCGTGCAGACGCTTCACATCGGCTCGTTCGACGACGAGGCGGACGTCCTGGCGCGGCTGCACGACGAGTTCATCCCCGGCCAGGGCTTGCGGATGACCGGCAAGCACCACGAGATCTACCTCAGCGACTTCCGGAAAGTCGCGCCGGATAAGCAGCGCACCGTCCTCCGGCAACCGGTCGCCGGCGCCTAG
- a CDS encoding PadR family transcriptional regulator produces the protein MELTPAELTVLGLVIERPQHGYDLEQVIERRGIRQWTDIGFSSIYYLLAKLERRGLVEVPDAPAAAKSRRVFHATAAGRDVAARTTRALVEEPRPVPHPLLVGLANLPLLSADEYAQALQARLAWLEGRIAGIEAARQAQAAQSPLPLPAREVFSYSLSLLEAERQWLAGRVQVQR, from the coding sequence GTGGAGTTGACGCCGGCGGAGCTGACAGTGCTCGGGCTCGTCATCGAGCGGCCGCAGCATGGGTATGACCTCGAGCAGGTCATCGAGCGGCGCGGCATCCGGCAGTGGACCGACATCGGGTTCTCCTCGATCTACTACCTGCTCGCCAAGCTGGAGCGGCGTGGCCTCGTCGAGGTGCCCGACGCGCCCGCCGCGGCCAAGTCCCGCCGGGTGTTCCACGCGACCGCCGCCGGACGCGACGTCGCGGCCCGCACCACACGTGCTCTGGTCGAGGAGCCGCGTCCGGTGCCGCACCCGCTGCTGGTCGGCCTCGCGAACCTGCCGCTGCTCTCCGCCGACGAGTACGCGCAGGCGCTGCAGGCCCGGCTGGCGTGGCTCGAGGGCCGGATCGCCGGCATCGAGGCGGCCCGGCAGGCTCAGGCGGCGCAGTCGCCGCTGCCGCTGCCTGCCCGTGAGGTGTTCTCGTACTCCCTGAGCCTCCTGGAGGCGGAAAGGCAGTGGCTCGCCGGCCGAGTCCAGGTGCAGCGATGA
- a CDS encoding energy-coupling factor ABC transporter ATP-binding protein — translation MSADVSLAVDGLAFAYPDGHQALFGIDLSIARGERVALLGPNGAGKTTLVLHLNGILSGGVGTVRVGGLEVRPDDRETLREIRRRVGIVFQDPDDQLFMPTVRDDVAFGPANLGLRGPELDERVDEALALVGMTDVADRPPHHLSFGQRRRVAVATVLAMRPEILVLDEPTSNLDPASRRELYEILDSLDVTQLVVTHDLPYALQLCPRSIVLSGGTVVADGPTADVLADEALLAAHRLELPYGFDPRSVAPAPRS, via the coding sequence ATGAGCGCGGACGTCTCGCTGGCGGTCGACGGGCTGGCCTTCGCCTACCCCGACGGTCACCAGGCGCTGTTCGGCATCGACCTCAGCATCGCCCGGGGCGAGCGGGTCGCGCTGCTCGGGCCCAACGGCGCCGGCAAGACCACGCTGGTGCTGCACCTCAACGGCATCCTCTCCGGCGGCGTCGGCACCGTCCGCGTCGGGGGGCTGGAAGTGCGTCCGGACGACCGCGAGACGCTGCGCGAGATCCGCCGCCGCGTCGGCATCGTCTTCCAGGACCCCGACGACCAGCTGTTCATGCCCACCGTCCGCGACGACGTCGCGTTCGGCCCGGCGAACCTCGGCCTGCGCGGTCCCGAACTGGACGAGCGGGTCGACGAGGCACTAGCGCTCGTCGGCATGACGGACGTCGCCGACCGCCCGCCGCACCACCTCTCGTTCGGCCAGCGCCGTCGCGTCGCGGTCGCGACCGTGCTGGCGATGCGGCCGGAGATCCTGGTGCTGGACGAGCCCACCAGCAACCTCGACCCGGCCAGCCGGCGCGAGCTGTACGAGATCCTCGACTCGCTGGACGTGACGCAGCTGGTGGTCACGCATGACCTGCCGTACGCGCTGCAGCTGTGCCCGCGCTCGATCGTGCTGTCCGGCGGGACGGTGGTGGCCGACGGCCCGACCGCCGACGTGCTGGCCGACGAAGCGCTGCTGGCCGCACACCGGCTGGAGCTGCCGTACGGCTTCGACCCCCGCTCCGTCGCCCCCGCTCCTCGAAGTTGA
- the cbiQ gene encoding cobalt ECF transporter T component CbiQ, with translation MSGGHGHSLYRPGDSPVHRLPAHVKVLALLAFVLVVVATPREQYWAFGAYAVLLGVVAAVARVPAGVIVRRMVVEVPFVVFALLMPIVSQGPRVDVLGLSLSEHGLLTGWNILAKGTIGVVASILLAATTDVRALLAGLQRLKVPERLVEIASFMIRYADVVTGDMRRMRIARESRGFEARHLGHVRVVAQGAGALFVRSYERGERVHLAMLSRGYAGAMPLTSTAVATRADWLRGAVLPLAAAVVALTAVLA, from the coding sequence GTGAGCGGCGGCCACGGGCATTCGCTGTACCGGCCGGGCGACTCTCCGGTCCACCGGCTGCCTGCGCACGTCAAGGTGCTGGCGCTGCTGGCGTTCGTGCTGGTGGTGGTCGCGACGCCGCGGGAGCAGTACTGGGCGTTCGGCGCCTACGCGGTCCTGCTCGGCGTGGTCGCCGCCGTGGCCCGGGTGCCGGCCGGGGTGATCGTCCGGCGCATGGTGGTCGAGGTCCCGTTCGTGGTCTTCGCGCTGCTCATGCCGATCGTGTCGCAGGGTCCGCGGGTCGACGTGCTCGGACTGTCGCTCAGTGAGCACGGGCTGCTGACCGGCTGGAACATCCTGGCCAAGGGCACCATCGGCGTGGTCGCGTCGATCCTGCTGGCGGCGACGACGGACGTCCGGGCGCTGCTGGCCGGACTGCAGCGGCTGAAGGTGCCGGAGCGGCTGGTCGAGATCGCGTCGTTCATGATCCGCTACGCCGATGTCGTCACCGGCGACATGCGGCGCATGCGCATCGCCCGTGAGTCGCGCGGCTTCGAGGCCCGGCACCTCGGGCACGTCCGGGTGGTCGCGCAGGGCGCCGGCGCGCTGTTCGTCCGGTCCTACGAACGGGGTGAGCGGGTGCACCTGGCGATGCTGTCGCGTGGCTACGCTGGCGCCATGCCGCTGACCTCCACCGCCGTCGCGACCCGCGCCGATTGGTTGCGCGGCGCCGTGCTGCCGCTGGCCGCCGCCGTCGTCGCGCTGACGGCGGTGCTCGCATGA
- a CDS encoding energy-coupling factor ABC transporter permease, with amino-acid sequence MHVPDGFLNAPTSVATGAVAAAGVALALRKAQDELDERTAPLAGLTAAFVFAVQMLNFPVGVGTSGHLMGGALAAVLVGPWTAVLCLSVVLLVQGLLFADGGLTALGTNISLIGITTVVVGWVVTRAVLAVLSKRPASVVPAATIGALVSVPVAALVFVLLFAVGGEASLPLGTLTVSMLGWHTLIGIGEAVITGLTVSAVVAVRPDLVYAARGLRPALQLKQADGTLVPVGAPEPAGAAARGSVRPLLIGGSLVALALAGIVSFFASANPDGLEYVAEGEGFLETARDHAFGDFALADYGDVGGIPVGLAGILGVAVVVVIGVVLFRLVGGRSSARATENAVR; translated from the coding sequence ATGCACGTCCCCGACGGGTTCCTGAACGCTCCCACCTCGGTCGCGACGGGCGCCGTCGCCGCCGCCGGGGTCGCCCTCGCGCTGCGCAAGGCGCAGGACGAGCTGGACGAGCGCACCGCCCCGCTGGCCGGCCTCACCGCGGCGTTCGTGTTCGCCGTGCAGATGCTGAACTTCCCGGTCGGCGTCGGCACCAGCGGCCACCTGATGGGCGGCGCGCTCGCGGCCGTGCTGGTCGGCCCGTGGACGGCGGTGCTGTGTCTCTCGGTGGTGCTGCTCGTGCAGGGTCTGTTGTTCGCCGACGGAGGGCTGACCGCGCTCGGGACCAACATCTCGCTCATCGGCATCACGACGGTGGTCGTCGGCTGGGTGGTGACGCGCGCGGTGCTGGCGGTGCTGTCGAAGCGGCCGGCGTCGGTGGTGCCGGCGGCGACCATCGGCGCGCTGGTGTCCGTGCCGGTCGCCGCGCTGGTCTTCGTGCTGCTGTTCGCGGTCGGCGGCGAGGCGTCGCTGCCGCTCGGCACCCTCACCGTGAGCATGCTCGGCTGGCACACGCTGATCGGCATCGGCGAGGCGGTCATCACGGGGCTGACGGTGAGCGCCGTCGTCGCCGTCCGGCCCGACCTCGTCTACGCCGCCCGCGGGCTGCGGCCGGCGCTGCAGCTCAAGCAGGCTGACGGCACGCTGGTGCCGGTGGGTGCCCCGGAACCCGCGGGTGCGGCGGCGCGGGGGAGCGTGCGGCCGTTGCTGATCGGCGGCAGCCTGGTCGCGCTGGCGCTGGCCGGCATCGTCAGCTTCTTCGCCAGCGCGAACCCCGACGGCCTGGAGTACGTCGCAGAGGGTGAGGGCTTCCTCGAGACCGCCCGCGACCACGCGTTCGGCGACTTCGCGCTGGCCGACTACGGCGACGTCGGCGGCATCCCGGTCGGTCTGGCCGGCATCCTCGGCGTCGCGGTGGTCGTCGTGATCGGTGTGGTGCTGTTCCGGCTGGTCGGCGGCCGGTCCTCGGCTCGTGCGACGGAGAACGCCGTCCGGTGA
- the metE gene encoding 5-methyltetrahydropteroyltriglutamate--homocysteine S-methyltransferase, with protein MPRTLASTVPGYPRIGPDRELKRALEAYWAGESGRDELDAAARAERERTWRRLAALGLDAVPSNTFSLYDQVLDAVVLAGAVPPRFASLGLDGLGTYFAMARGAGGAGGVAPLELTKWFDTNYHYLVPEIGPATRFHLDPAKPVNEYREARALGLETRPVLLGPASLLLLSKPVSGAPSGFEPLDRLDDLVAVYALLLTTLAAEGVEWVQLDEPAYVADRTADELEALRRVYERLGGLAERPSILVSAYFGSLGDALPVLASSPVEAIGLDLVAGGLPVGDVPGLAGKTVVAGVVDGRNVWRTDLDAALATLRAVESLAGAVAVGTSCSLLHVPYDLDAETALDPQLRSWLAFADQKVAEVVTLAAALRGEDRSAEFDEARAALAGRAAAPSVVDDGVRSRLAGLGPGDTRRGPYAERAAAQRDRLGLPPLPTTTIGSFPQTGDIRRARAAFRAGKLDRAEYTARMRAEIERVIRLQERLGLDVLVHGEPERNDMVQYFAEHLAGFVTTEHGWVQSYGSRCVRPPILYGDVSRPAPITVEWATYAQSLTERPVKGMLTGPVTILAWSFVRDDQPLGDTARQVALAIRDETVDLEAAGVGIVQVDEPALRELLPLRVADRAAYLEWSVTAFQLATSGVADTTQVHTHLCYSEFGDVVAAIDGLDADVTSIEAARSRMEIVPDVAASGFDRGIGPGVYDIHSPRVPGTDEVEALLRRALADIPGDRLWVNPDCGLKTRTYEQVEPALTALVAAAARVR; from the coding sequence ATGCCCCGAACCCTGGCATCGACCGTGCCCGGCTATCCGCGCATCGGCCCGGACCGCGAGCTCAAGCGCGCCCTCGAGGCTTACTGGGCCGGCGAGTCCGGCCGCGACGAGCTGGACGCGGCCGCGCGCGCCGAACGCGAGCGGACCTGGCGCCGGCTCGCCGCGCTGGGCCTGGACGCCGTCCCGTCGAACACGTTCTCGCTGTACGACCAGGTCCTCGACGCCGTCGTGCTGGCCGGCGCCGTGCCGCCGCGGTTCGCGTCGCTCGGCCTGGACGGGCTCGGCACGTACTTCGCGATGGCCCGCGGGGCCGGCGGAGCCGGCGGGGTCGCCCCGCTGGAGCTGACCAAATGGTTCGACACCAACTACCACTACCTGGTCCCGGAGATCGGCCCGGCCACCCGCTTCCACCTCGACCCGGCCAAGCCGGTGAACGAGTACCGCGAGGCGCGAGCGCTCGGCCTCGAGACGCGGCCGGTGCTGCTCGGCCCGGCCAGCCTGTTGCTGCTGTCGAAGCCGGTGTCCGGCGCGCCGTCCGGATTCGAGCCGCTCGACCGGCTCGACGACCTCGTCGCGGTCTACGCACTGCTGCTGACGACCTTGGCCGCCGAGGGCGTCGAGTGGGTGCAGCTGGACGAGCCGGCCTACGTCGCCGACCGGACCGCCGACGAGCTCGAGGCGCTGCGCCGGGTGTACGAGCGGCTCGGCGGGCTGGCCGAGCGGCCGTCGATCCTGGTGTCGGCGTACTTCGGCTCGCTGGGCGACGCGCTGCCGGTGCTGGCGTCGTCGCCGGTGGAGGCGATCGGGCTGGACCTGGTGGCGGGCGGGCTGCCGGTTGGTGACGTCCCCGGGCTGGCCGGCAAGACCGTCGTCGCCGGCGTCGTCGACGGGCGCAACGTCTGGCGCACCGACCTCGACGCGGCGCTGGCGACCCTGCGCGCCGTCGAGTCGCTGGCCGGCGCCGTCGCCGTCGGGACGTCGTGCTCGCTGCTGCACGTCCCGTACGACCTCGACGCCGAGACCGCGCTGGACCCGCAGCTGCGGTCGTGGCTGGCCTTCGCCGACCAGAAGGTCGCCGAGGTCGTGACGCTTGCGGCGGCGCTGCGCGGCGAGGACCGGTCGGCGGAGTTCGACGAGGCCCGGGCCGCCCTCGCCGGCCGCGCCGCCGCCCCGAGCGTCGTCGACGACGGCGTCCGCTCGCGGCTCGCGGGACTCGGCCCCGGCGACACCCGCCGCGGACCGTACGCCGAGCGAGCCGCCGCGCAGCGCGACCGGCTCGGCCTGCCGCCACTGCCCACCACGACGATCGGCTCGTTCCCGCAGACCGGCGACATCCGGCGAGCGCGGGCGGCGTTCCGGGCCGGGAAGCTGGACCGCGCGGAGTACACGGCGCGCATGCGGGCCGAGATCGAGCGGGTGATCCGGCTGCAGGAGCGGCTCGGCCTCGACGTGCTGGTCCACGGCGAGCCTGAACGCAACGACATGGTGCAGTACTTCGCCGAGCACCTGGCCGGGTTCGTCACCACCGAGCACGGCTGGGTGCAGTCGTACGGCTCGCGCTGCGTCCGGCCGCCGATCCTCTACGGCGACGTGTCGCGGCCGGCGCCGATCACCGTCGAGTGGGCGACGTACGCGCAGTCGCTCACCGAGCGTCCGGTGAAGGGGATGCTGACCGGCCCGGTCACGATCCTCGCCTGGTCGTTCGTCCGCGACGACCAGCCGCTCGGCGACACCGCCCGGCAGGTCGCGCTGGCCATCCGCGACGAGACCGTCGACCTCGAGGCGGCCGGTGTCGGCATCGTGCAGGTGGACGAGCCGGCGCTGCGCGAGCTGCTGCCGCTGCGCGTCGCCGACCGGGCGGCGTACCTGGAGTGGTCGGTGACGGCGTTCCAGCTGGCGACGTCCGGCGTGGCCGACACGACGCAGGTGCACACCCACCTGTGCTACTCCGAGTTCGGCGACGTCGTGGCCGCCATCGACGGGCTGGACGCCGACGTCACCAGCATCGAGGCGGCGCGGTCGCGGATGGAGATCGTGCCCGACGTGGCCGCGTCCGGCTTCGACCGCGGCATCGGCCCCGGCGTCTACGACATCCACTCACCGCGCGTGCCCGGCACCGACGAGGTCGAGGCGCTGCTGCGGCGCGCCCTGGCCGACATCCCCGGCGACCGGCTCTGGGTGAACCCCGACTGCGGCCTGAAGACGCGGACGTACGAGCAGGTCGAGCCTGCCCTCACCGCGCTCGTCGCCGCCGCGGCGCGGGTGCGCTGA
- a CDS encoding aldo/keto reductase: MRYRQLGESGLTVSVVGIGCNAFGRRIDEAAATAVVHAGLDHGVTLFDTSDTYGLGESERMLGAALAGRRDDAVIATKFGGDMQGANGADWGVRGSRRYVRRAVESSLRRLGTDWIDLYQLHFPDPLTPLEETLAALDELVAEGKIRYAGSSNLDGWQVTEAAWIARTEGLTPFVSAQNQYSLYDRAAEDELIPAAENAGVGILPYGPLAYGLLTGKYRRGEPAPAGSRLDTASGAERLATADFDRIEAMERFAADRGRTLLDVAIGGLAAQPAVGSVIAGAVSAEQVAANVAAGSWEPDLDDLAALDDL, encoded by the coding sequence ATGCGCTATCGCCAGCTGGGCGAGTCCGGGCTCACCGTCTCCGTCGTCGGCATCGGCTGCAACGCGTTCGGCCGGCGCATCGACGAGGCGGCCGCCACCGCCGTCGTGCACGCCGGGCTCGACCACGGCGTGACGCTGTTCGACACGTCCGACACCTACGGGCTCGGCGAGAGCGAGCGGATGCTCGGCGCCGCCCTGGCCGGCCGCCGCGACGACGCCGTCATCGCGACCAAGTTCGGCGGCGACATGCAGGGCGCGAACGGCGCGGACTGGGGCGTGCGCGGGTCGCGGCGCTACGTCCGGCGCGCCGTCGAGTCCAGCCTGCGCCGGCTCGGGACCGACTGGATCGACCTGTACCAGCTGCACTTCCCCGACCCGCTGACGCCGCTCGAGGAGACGCTCGCCGCCCTGGACGAGCTGGTGGCCGAGGGCAAGATCCGCTACGCCGGCTCGTCCAACCTCGACGGCTGGCAGGTCACCGAGGCGGCCTGGATCGCCCGCACCGAGGGCCTGACCCCGTTCGTCAGCGCCCAGAACCAGTACTCGCTCTACGACCGGGCCGCCGAGGACGAGCTGATCCCCGCCGCCGAGAACGCCGGCGTCGGCATCCTGCCGTACGGGCCGCTCGCGTACGGCCTGCTCACCGGCAAGTACCGGCGCGGCGAGCCGGCGCCCGCCGGGTCACGGCTGGACACCGCATCCGGCGCCGAGCGCCTCGCGACCGCCGACTTCGACCGCATCGAGGCGATGGAGCGGTTCGCCGCCGATCGCGGCCGCACCCTCCTCGACGTCGCCATCGGCGGGCTGGCCGCCCAGCCCGCCGTCGGCTCCGTGATCGCCGGCGCGGTGTCGGCTGAGCAGGTCGCGGCGAACGTCGCCGCCGGCTCCTGGGAGCCGGACCTCGACGACCTCGCCGCCCTCGACGACCTGTAG